Proteins from one Mycobacterium adipatum genomic window:
- the ruvC gene encoding crossover junction endodeoxyribonuclease RuvC: MRVMGVDPGLTRCGLSVIETGRGRHVVALDVDVVRTPAGEALHRRLLAISDTVEYWMDTHRPDVIAIERVFANQNANTAMGTAQAGGVIALAAARRDIDVHFHTPSEVKAAVTGNGRADKAQVTTMVTKILGLQQKPTPADAADALALAICHCWRAPMIARMAEAEAKAAAAKRTYESKLKAARA; encoded by the coding sequence GTGCGGGTAATGGGAGTCGATCCCGGGTTGACGCGCTGCGGGCTGTCGGTGATCGAGACCGGCCGCGGACGCCATGTCGTCGCCCTTGACGTCGACGTGGTGCGCACACCGGCCGGCGAGGCGTTGCACCGGCGGCTACTCGCCATCAGTGACACCGTCGAATACTGGATGGACACCCACCGCCCGGACGTCATCGCCATCGAGCGGGTGTTCGCCAACCAGAACGCGAACACCGCGATGGGGACCGCGCAGGCCGGCGGGGTGATCGCCCTGGCCGCGGCCCGCCGCGATATCGACGTGCACTTTCACACCCCCAGTGAGGTCAAGGCCGCAGTGACCGGCAACGGCCGCGCGGACAAGGCGCAGGTCACCACCATGGTGACCAAAATCCTTGGGCTGCAACAGAAACCCACCCCGGCGGATGCCGCGGACGCGCTCGCGCTGGCCATCTGTCATTGCTGGCGGGCGCCGATGATCGCCCGGATGGCCGAGGCGGAGGCCAAGGCCGCGGCGGCCAAACGCACCTACGAGTCCAAGCTGAAGGCGGCTCGCGCATGA
- the ruvA gene encoding Holliday junction branch migration protein RuvA, whose protein sequence is MIASVRGEIIDIALDHAVVEAAGVGYKVMATPSTLSTLRRGEQARLITAMIVREDSMTLYGFADGESRDLFTTLLGVSGVGPKIALATLAVYDATSLRQALADGDVTALTRVPGIGKRGAERLVLELRDKIGAVPGAGGSAAAGGHAVRMPVVEALVGLGFAVKQAEEATDKVLAGDPAATTSTALRAALSMLGKK, encoded by the coding sequence ATGATTGCCTCGGTACGCGGCGAGATCATCGACATCGCGCTGGATCACGCGGTCGTGGAGGCCGCCGGTGTCGGCTACAAGGTGATGGCCACCCCGTCCACGCTGTCCACGTTGCGGCGCGGCGAGCAGGCCAGGCTCATCACCGCGATGATCGTGCGCGAGGACTCGATGACGCTGTACGGCTTCGCCGACGGTGAATCGCGCGATCTGTTCACCACCCTGCTGGGGGTGTCCGGTGTCGGCCCGAAGATCGCGCTGGCCACCCTTGCGGTCTACGACGCGACCTCGCTGCGCCAGGCGCTCGCCGACGGCGACGTCACCGCGCTGACCAGGGTTCCGGGCATCGGTAAGCGCGGGGCCGAGCGGCTGGTGCTGGAACTGCGCGACAAGATCGGTGCGGTCCCCGGCGCCGGCGGTTCGGCGGCGGCGGGCGGGCACGCGGTGCGGATGCCGGTGGTGGAAGCCCTTGTCGGCCTTGGCTTTGCGGTCAAGCAGGCCGAGGAGGCCACCGACAAGGTACTCGCCGGAGACCCCGCGGCAACCACCTCGACCGCGCTGCGCGCGGCACTGTCGATGCTGGGTAAGAAATGA
- a CDS encoding YebC/PmpR family DNA-binding transcriptional regulator codes for MSGHSKWATTKHKKAVVDAKRGKMFAKLIKNIEVAARTGGGDPAGNPTLYDAIQKAKKSSVPNDNIERARKRGGGEEAGGADWQNITYEGYGPNGVAVLIECLTDNRNRAAGEVRVAMTRNGGNMADPGSVSYLFSRKGVVTLDKNGLTEDDVLGAVLEAGAEEINDLGEGFEIICEPTDLVAVRTALQDAGIDYDSAESGFQPSVSVQVDLDGARKVLKLIDALEDSDDVQDVYTNIDIPDDVAAQLDED; via the coding sequence ATGAGCGGCCATTCCAAGTGGGCCACCACCAAGCACAAGAAGGCCGTCGTCGACGCCAAGCGCGGCAAGATGTTCGCCAAGTTGATCAAGAACATCGAGGTAGCGGCGCGCACCGGCGGTGGCGATCCGGCGGGCAACCCGACGCTCTATGACGCCATCCAGAAGGCCAAGAAGTCCTCGGTGCCCAACGACAACATCGAGCGGGCCCGCAAGCGTGGTGGCGGTGAAGAGGCCGGCGGTGCCGACTGGCAGAACATCACCTACGAGGGCTACGGACCCAATGGTGTTGCGGTGCTCATCGAATGCCTCACCGACAACCGCAACCGCGCCGCCGGCGAGGTGCGCGTCGCGATGACCCGCAACGGCGGCAACATGGCCGACCCGGGGTCGGTCTCCTACCTGTTCTCCCGCAAGGGTGTGGTCACGCTCGACAAGAACGGCCTCACCGAGGACGACGTGCTCGGCGCCGTGCTGGAGGCCGGCGCGGAGGAGATCAACGACCTCGGCGAGGGCTTCGAGATCATCTGCGAGCCCACCGATCTGGTGGCGGTGCGCACCGCGCTGCAGGACGCCGGTATCGACTACGACTCGGCCGAATCCGGCTTCCAGCCCTCGGTGAGTGTGCAGGTGGACCTCGACGGAGCCCGCAAGGTGCTCAAGCTCATCGATGCGCTGGAGGACAGCGACGATGTGCAGGACGTCTACACCAATATCGACATTCCGGACGACGTCGCGGCACAGCTCGACGAGGACTGA
- the tesB gene encoding acyl-CoA thioesterase II, with the protein MSIEEILDLEQLEVDIYRGGVFSPESGFLQRTFGGHVAGQSLVSAVRTVDPKFQVHSLHGYFLRPGDARSPSVYLVERIRDGGSFATRRVSAVQHGQTIFSMSASFQTDQSGIEHQDAMPSAPGPDDIPGFMTNSRVFDDASFRQFDEWDVRIVPRDQVNKLPGKASQQQVWFRHRDPLPDDPVLHICALAYLSDLTLLGSAQVNHPEERKHLMIASLDHAMWFMRPFRADEWLLYDQSSPSACGGRALTQGKLFNQYGEMVAAVMQEGLTRYQRGFTPPAR; encoded by the coding sequence ATGTCCATCGAAGAAATCCTCGACCTCGAGCAACTCGAAGTCGACATCTATCGCGGCGGCGTGTTCAGCCCGGAGTCCGGGTTCCTGCAACGCACCTTCGGCGGTCACGTCGCCGGTCAATCACTGGTGTCGGCGGTGCGCACGGTGGACCCGAAGTTCCAGGTCCACTCGCTGCACGGTTATTTCCTGCGGCCCGGGGACGCCCGCTCGCCGTCGGTGTACCTGGTGGAACGCATCCGCGACGGCGGGTCGTTTGCCACCCGCCGGGTCAGCGCCGTGCAGCACGGCCAGACGATCTTCAGCATGTCGGCCTCGTTCCAGACCGACCAGAGCGGTATCGAACACCAGGACGCCATGCCGTCGGCTCCCGGACCCGACGACATCCCCGGCTTCATGACCAACTCGAGGGTGTTCGACGATGCCAGCTTCCGGCAGTTCGACGAGTGGGACGTGCGCATCGTTCCCCGCGACCAGGTGAACAAGTTGCCGGGCAAGGCTTCTCAGCAACAGGTGTGGTTCCGCCACCGTGATCCGCTGCCCGATGATCCGGTGCTGCACATCTGCGCGCTGGCCTACCTGAGCGACCTGACCCTGCTGGGTTCGGCGCAGGTGAATCATCCCGAGGAGCGCAAGCACCTGATGATCGCGTCGTTGGATCACGCGATGTGGTTCATGCGGCCATTCCGCGCCGACGAATGGCTGCTCTATGACCAGTCCTCACCGTCGGCGTGCGGCGGCCGGGCGCTGACCCAGGGCAAGTTGTTCAACCAGTACGGCGAAATGGTCGCCGCCGTGATGCAGGAGGGTCTGACCCGCTATCAGCGCGGCTTCACCCCGCCCGCCCGGTGA
- a CDS encoding TetR/AcrR family transcriptional regulator, which yields MVTRVESAAATRRALLDDAAELLDSGGPDAVTLREVGARTGLSRGAPYRHFANKDALLTAVAAEGWERIGDRMSALVADTQLLPADKLRAALLSVIEISRQQPHLYQLMFSAPAGDPTAVARAAQRMCDEFTAIVAMIVGAQSAQRCSALLLTGAHGAAGLESSGLLSNDKWHTTAEELSDSLIAAIAPD from the coding sequence ATGGTGACCCGCGTTGAATCGGCCGCCGCGACGCGCCGCGCCCTGCTCGACGATGCCGCGGAGCTACTCGACAGCGGAGGTCCCGACGCCGTGACGCTGCGCGAGGTCGGCGCGCGGACCGGCCTGAGCCGAGGCGCGCCCTACCGCCACTTCGCCAACAAGGACGCCCTGCTGACGGCGGTTGCCGCCGAGGGCTGGGAGCGCATCGGTGATCGCATGTCCGCCCTAGTGGCCGACACGCAACTTCTGCCCGCCGACAAACTGCGCGCGGCGCTACTGAGCGTCATCGAGATCAGCAGGCAGCAGCCGCACCTGTATCAACTGATGTTCAGCGCACCGGCGGGAGACCCGACCGCGGTAGCCCGTGCCGCACAACGCATGTGCGACGAATTCACCGCCATCGTCGCCATGATCGTCGGCGCACAGTCCGCGCAGCGCTGCTCCGCCCTGCTGCTGACCGGTGCGCACGGTGCCGCGGGCCTGGAATCCAGTGGTCTGCTCAGCAACGACAAATGGCACACCACCGCCGAGGAGCTCAGCGACAGCCTGATCGCCGCGATCGCCCCGGATTAA
- a CDS encoding CocE/NonD family hydrolase, with protein MTLNGPQTTGRAFRNLSSPEHTVRHDVNMAVPMRDGISLVADVHRPDARGRFPALVAASPYPRQIQDLGAPMGFIEAGNTEFWVSRGYVHVIANVRGTGGSGGEFGFFDGDERRDMHDLVEWTAAQPWRDGNVGMIGISYFAMTQLEAAVERPPHLKAIFPLAVTADLFEASSHHGLVSSAFITPFLSMMGLTASRSDEFWRSVPMKLARKVLNTGPLHRKFGTMNGEAAVTMMHQLLKLPHDPHPWDQLWLDVFVNHPVRDEWWDERDLTPLLKNIEIPVYLGCDWENVPLHLPSTFIAWKALADNPNVRMGMLDRFGLTWPWESLHEEALAWYDHWLKGRDTGILDGDPVRYALPGAPGWHAAPSWPPAAAHHAFALRADGVLDTDEGDSGAREFMTLGAGTGRVKAGAIDPPASLTWTSNPLPDDLDMVGEIELRMIASATAADTAWILTLQDVAPDGQVTDVTAGWLRAGLRTVDEVASAPGAPVLPCRTPVAVPIGVDVEYRIPLVPNARRFAAGNRIRLVIAGDDQNPQTPAIMNFRHASVGTSSRNTVRSSSRLLLPVLAG; from the coding sequence ATGACCTTGAACGGCCCCCAGACCACCGGCCGCGCCTTTCGCAACCTCAGCTCGCCGGAGCACACCGTCCGACACGACGTCAATATGGCGGTGCCGATGCGCGACGGGATCTCGCTGGTCGCCGACGTGCACCGGCCCGATGCCCGTGGCCGCTTCCCGGCGCTCGTCGCGGCATCGCCCTACCCTCGCCAGATCCAGGATCTCGGCGCACCGATGGGGTTCATCGAGGCCGGCAACACCGAGTTCTGGGTGTCACGCGGCTACGTCCACGTCATTGCCAACGTCCGCGGAACCGGCGGCTCCGGAGGCGAATTCGGCTTCTTCGATGGCGACGAGCGCCGCGATATGCACGATCTGGTCGAATGGACGGCCGCGCAGCCATGGCGTGACGGCAATGTCGGGATGATCGGCATCAGCTATTTCGCGATGACCCAACTGGAGGCGGCCGTCGAGCGGCCCCCGCACCTGAAGGCGATCTTCCCGCTGGCGGTCACCGCGGACCTGTTCGAGGCCTCGTCACATCACGGGCTGGTCAGCTCGGCGTTCATCACGCCTTTCCTCTCCATGATGGGACTGACCGCGTCACGCAGCGACGAGTTCTGGCGCAGTGTGCCGATGAAGCTCGCCCGCAAGGTGCTCAATACGGGTCCACTGCACCGCAAGTTCGGCACCATGAACGGTGAGGCGGCGGTGACGATGATGCACCAGCTACTCAAGCTGCCCCACGATCCGCACCCGTGGGACCAGCTGTGGCTCGACGTGTTCGTCAACCATCCCGTGCGTGACGAGTGGTGGGACGAACGCGATCTCACACCGCTGCTGAAGAACATCGAGATCCCGGTCTATCTCGGATGTGACTGGGAGAACGTGCCGCTGCACCTGCCATCGACGTTCATCGCATGGAAGGCGCTGGCGGACAACCCCAACGTGCGGATGGGGATGCTGGACAGGTTCGGGCTGACCTGGCCATGGGAGAGCCTGCACGAAGAGGCCCTGGCCTGGTACGACCATTGGCTCAAGGGCCGCGACACCGGAATCCTCGACGGTGATCCCGTTCGTTACGCCCTGCCCGGCGCGCCCGGCTGGCACGCCGCCCCGTCCTGGCCGCCGGCGGCTGCGCATCACGCGTTCGCGCTGCGCGCCGACGGCGTGCTCGACACCGATGAGGGCGACAGTGGCGCACGTGAATTCATGACATTGGGCGCTGGTACCGGCCGGGTCAAGGCCGGCGCGATCGACCCGCCGGCGAGTCTGACGTGGACATCGAACCCGCTGCCGGACGACCTGGACATGGTCGGCGAGATCGAGCTGCGGATGATCGCCTCGGCCACCGCGGCCGACACGGCGTGGATCCTCACCCTCCAGGACGTGGCCCCCGACGGACAGGTCACCGATGTGACCGCGGGCTGGCTGCGGGCCGGGCTGCGGACGGTCGACGAAGTGGCCAGTGCACCCGGCGCTCCCGTACTCCCCTGCCGAACACCGGTTGCGGTGCCCATCGGTGTGGATGTCGAATACCGAATCCCGCTGGTGCCCAACGCGCGGCGATTCGCTGCCGGAAATCGCATCCGGCTGGTGATCGCCGGCGACGACCAGAATCCGCAGACACCGGCGATCATGAACTTTCGGCACGCATCGGTGGGGACCAGCAGCCGCAACACGGTGCGTTCGTCCTCGCGCCTGCTGCTGCCGGTGCTCGCCGGGTAG
- a CDS encoding TetR family transcriptional regulator encodes MPKKPPPGPRDERGVLSARILAAAREEFAQHGWAGTTLRAIARGADVDPALIYHYFGSKEGLLDAATTPPARWLDSVAATWTTPPEHLGVALLRLMLGAWADAEIGPVLRAILLTAAHEESTREKLRRVVEGSLMGASRVGADEQDRRVRSGLISSQIMGLAMMRYVWRVEPVASMSEDDLVAAMAPNLQRYVDADLF; translated from the coding sequence ATGCCGAAGAAGCCGCCCCCCGGGCCGCGGGATGAGCGCGGGGTGTTGTCGGCGCGCATCCTGGCCGCCGCCCGGGAAGAGTTCGCCCAGCACGGCTGGGCGGGCACCACCCTGCGTGCGATCGCCCGGGGCGCCGATGTGGACCCGGCGCTCATCTATCACTACTTCGGATCCAAGGAGGGATTGCTCGACGCCGCCACCACGCCCCCGGCCCGCTGGCTGGACTCCGTCGCCGCCACCTGGACCACGCCCCCGGAGCACCTGGGCGTGGCGCTGTTGCGGCTGATGCTGGGCGCCTGGGCCGATGCGGAGATCGGGCCGGTGCTGCGGGCCATCCTGCTGACCGCCGCCCACGAGGAATCGACGCGGGAGAAACTGCGACGGGTGGTGGAGGGGAGCCTGATGGGCGCCTCGCGAGTGGGCGCCGACGAACAGGACCGGCGGGTCCGTAGCGGTCTGATCTCCTCGCAGATCATGGGGCTGGCCATGATGCGGTACGTCTGGCGGGTCGAACCGGTGGCCTCGATGAGCGAGGACGATCTGGTCGCCGCCATGGCGCCCAATCTGCAGCGCTATGTTGACGCGGACTTGTTCTGA
- a CDS encoding SDR family NAD(P)-dependent oxidoreductase → MTLSSEISELVVVTGASAGIGAATARALAERGFHVLAGVRRDRDALAIRGPGVEPLILDITEPDHIRALAERVAADPRRRRLRAVVNNAAVQANVPIEVFPIDEWRRMFEVNLFGQVAVIQALLPALIPAKGRVVNISSVGGRVAMASYGPYAATKFALEAVSDALRREQAACGVGVVVIEPGAVRTEMLERAIAAAGELVSTMTSEQSVRYGALVHAVNNQAASSTESGVPADAAAKVIVKAVTARRPRTRYPVGREAALIRWLPLLPDRTLDRVLATALRSHYPAGDRDTSNLLCYK, encoded by the coding sequence ATGACATTGTCATCTGAAATCTCAGAGTTGGTGGTCGTCACGGGTGCGTCCGCGGGAATCGGCGCCGCCACCGCACGCGCGCTGGCCGAGCGTGGGTTCCATGTGCTCGCCGGTGTCCGGCGCGACCGGGACGCCTTGGCGATCCGTGGGCCCGGTGTGGAGCCACTGATACTCGACATCACCGAACCGGACCACATCCGGGCGCTGGCCGAACGGGTGGCCGCCGACCCGCGGCGCCGCCGGTTGCGGGCGGTGGTGAACAACGCCGCCGTCCAGGCCAATGTGCCGATAGAGGTGTTCCCGATCGACGAGTGGCGCCGGATGTTCGAGGTCAACCTGTTCGGTCAGGTCGCCGTCATCCAGGCGTTGCTGCCTGCATTGATACCGGCCAAGGGTCGAGTGGTCAATATCAGCTCGGTGGGCGGCAGGGTCGCGATGGCCAGCTATGGACCTTATGCCGCAACGAAATTCGCGCTCGAAGCCGTCAGTGATGCGCTGCGGCGCGAGCAGGCTGCGTGTGGTGTCGGGGTGGTGGTGATCGAACCGGGCGCCGTACGCACGGAGATGCTCGAGCGGGCGATCGCCGCGGCCGGTGAGCTGGTGTCGACCATGACGTCCGAGCAGAGTGTCCGCTACGGCGCCCTGGTGCACGCGGTGAACAACCAGGCCGCATCGTCCACCGAATCGGGTGTGCCTGCCGACGCCGCAGCCAAGGTCATCGTCAAGGCGGTGACGGCACGCAGACCCCGTACGCGTTACCCGGTCGGGCGCGAAGCCGCCTTGATCCGCTGGTTGCCGTTGCTGCCCGACCGTACACTCGACCGCGTTCTCGCCACCGCGCTGCGGTCGCACTATCCTGCGGGGGACAGGGATACGTCAAATTTGCTCTGTTACAAGTAA
- the ruvB gene encoding Holliday junction branch migration DNA helicase RuvB yields MSRFDEDLQDDEHGDRDVSPALTVGEGDIDASLRPRTLGEFIGQHRVREQLQLVLEGAKNRGGTPDHILLSGPPGLGKTSLAMIIAAELGSALRVTSGPALERAGDLAAMLSNLVEGDVLFIDEIHRIARPAEEMLYLAMEDFRVDVVVGKGPGATSIPLDVAPFTLVGATTRSGALTGPLRDRFGFTAHMDFYEPADLERVLHRSAGILGIELEAAAGSEVARRSRGTPRIANRLLRRVRDYAEVRADGVITRDIAKAALEVYDVDELGLDRLDRAVLSALTRSFGGGPVGVSTLAVAVGEEATTVEEVCEPFLVRAGMIARTPRGRVATPLAWTHLGLQPPVAGFGQTGLFE; encoded by the coding sequence ATGAGCAGATTCGACGAGGATCTCCAGGACGACGAGCACGGGGACCGGGATGTGTCACCGGCGCTCACCGTCGGCGAAGGCGATATCGATGCCAGCCTGCGACCGCGCACGCTCGGTGAGTTCATCGGGCAGCACCGGGTGCGCGAACAGTTGCAGTTGGTCCTCGAAGGCGCCAAGAACCGTGGCGGCACACCGGATCACATCCTGCTCTCCGGTCCGCCCGGCCTGGGCAAGACCTCGCTGGCGATGATCATCGCCGCCGAACTGGGCTCGGCGCTGCGGGTCACCTCGGGCCCGGCGCTGGAGCGTGCCGGCGACCTTGCGGCGATGCTGTCCAACCTGGTCGAAGGCGATGTGCTGTTCATCGACGAGATCCACCGCATCGCGCGACCCGCCGAGGAAATGCTCTACCTGGCGATGGAGGATTTCCGGGTCGACGTCGTGGTCGGCAAGGGCCCGGGGGCCACCTCGATTCCGCTCGACGTGGCGCCGTTCACGCTGGTGGGTGCGACCACCCGATCGGGAGCCCTGACCGGCCCGCTGCGGGACCGCTTCGGTTTCACCGCGCACATGGATTTCTACGAGCCCGCCGATCTGGAGCGGGTGCTGCACCGCTCGGCGGGCATCCTCGGGATCGAACTGGAGGCCGCCGCCGGGTCCGAGGTGGCCCGGCGCTCCCGCGGTACCCCGCGCATCGCCAACCGGCTGCTGCGCCGGGTGCGTGACTACGCGGAGGTACGTGCCGACGGCGTCATCACCCGCGATATCGCCAAGGCGGCGCTGGAGGTCTACGACGTCGACGAGCTCGGCCTGGACCGCCTGGACCGCGCGGTGCTCTCGGCGCTGACCCGCAGCTTCGGTGGCGGGCCGGTCGGGGTGTCCACACTTGCCGTCGCGGTGGGGGAGGAAGCCACCACCGTCGAGGAGGTCTGCGAGCCCTTCCTGGTGCGCGCCGGGATGATCGCGCGCACCCCCCGCGGTCGGGTCGCGACCCCGCTGGCGTGGACGCATCTGGGTCTGCAACCGCCGGTCGCGGGTTTCGGGCAGACCGGTCTGTTTGAATAG
- a CDS encoding DUF1304 domain-containing protein, giving the protein MLTAALVVAGLAALLHVYIFVMESLTWTSPRTRATFGLSAEEAEATKELAFNQGFYNLFLAVVTGIGVGAALAGHGAVGAALVLAGVGSMLAAALVLLVSSPDKARAAVTQGVLPLIAVLLMGIQLVTA; this is encoded by the coding sequence ATGCTCACCGCCGCTCTCGTCGTCGCCGGCCTCGCCGCCCTGCTGCACGTGTACATCTTCGTGATGGAGTCGCTGACCTGGACGTCGCCGCGCACCCGGGCGACCTTCGGGCTGTCCGCAGAGGAAGCGGAGGCCACCAAGGAACTGGCGTTCAATCAGGGCTTCTACAACCTGTTTCTGGCCGTGGTAACCGGTATCGGCGTGGGCGCGGCGCTCGCCGGCCACGGCGCCGTCGGGGCAGCGCTGGTGCTGGCCGGGGTGGGCTCGATGCTGGCCGCGGCGCTGGTGCTGCTGGTGTCTTCGCCGGACAAGGCCCGCGCGGCCGTCACCCAGGGCGTGCTGCCGTTGATCGCCGTCCTGCTGATGGGAATCCAGCTGGTTACCGCTTGA
- the pdxT gene encoding pyridoxal 5'-phosphate synthase glutaminase subunit PdxT — translation MSVRVGVLALQGDTREHLAALTEAGAEAVTVRRLTELQSVDALVIPGGESTAMSHLLGEFELLEPLRGLLRDGLPAYGSCAGMILLASEILDAGVPGRAALPLGGIDMTVRRNAFGRQVDSFEEDLTFTGLDTPVHAVFIRAPWVERVGPAVQVLATAGGHPVAVRQGQVLATSFHPEMTGDRRVHALFVDMVTGR, via the coding sequence GTGAGTGTGCGGGTAGGGGTGCTCGCCCTGCAGGGGGACACCCGCGAACATCTGGCGGCGCTGACCGAGGCCGGCGCCGAGGCCGTCACGGTACGCCGGCTGACCGAGCTGCAATCCGTCGACGCACTTGTCATCCCCGGCGGCGAATCGACCGCGATGAGCCATCTGCTGGGTGAGTTCGAACTGCTGGAGCCGCTGCGCGGACTGTTGCGTGACGGGTTGCCGGCCTATGGGTCCTGCGCGGGGATGATCCTGCTGGCCAGCGAGATCTTGGACGCCGGGGTACCCGGACGCGCGGCGCTACCGCTCGGCGGCATCGATATGACGGTGCGGCGCAACGCTTTCGGGCGTCAGGTTGACTCTTTCGAAGAGGATCTGACGTTCACCGGCCTCGACACTCCGGTGCACGCGGTGTTCATCCGGGCCCCCTGGGTGGAACGGGTCGGACCGGCGGTGCAGGTGTTGGCCACCGCGGGCGGTCATCCCGTCGCGGTCAGGCAGGGCCAGGTGCTGGCCACCTCGTTTCACCCCGAGATGACCGGCGACCGGCGGGTGCACGCGCTGTTCGTGGATATGGTGACCGGCCGTTAA
- a CDS encoding acyl-CoA dehydrogenase family protein: protein MTFSLELPSDLLDVQKWVHEFAADVVRPAAAEWDEREETPWPIIAEAAKIGLYSLEMFAEQSAEPTGLGMIVVFEELFWGDAGIALSILGTGLAAASVAGSGTPEQIGEFLPQMFGTVDKPEVAAFCASEPNAGSDVGSILTRARYDEATDEWVLNGTKTWATNGGIANVHVVVASVHPELGTRGQASFIIPPGTKGLSQGQKFLKHGIRASHTAEVVLDDVRIPGHLIVGGKEKFDAKIAKVREGKKAAGQAAMATFERTRPTVGAMAVGVARAAYEYALDYACEREQFGRKIGDFQGVAFKLADMKARIDAARLLVYRAGWMARNGKQFENAEGSMAKLVASETAVYVTDEAIQILGGNGYTRDYPVERMHRDAKIFTIFEGTSEIQRLVMSRAITGLPIR, encoded by the coding sequence ATGACCTTCTCCCTGGAGTTGCCCTCGGACCTGCTGGACGTGCAGAAGTGGGTGCACGAGTTCGCTGCCGACGTCGTCCGTCCCGCCGCAGCCGAGTGGGACGAGCGCGAGGAGACCCCCTGGCCGATCATCGCCGAGGCGGCCAAGATCGGTCTCTACTCCCTGGAGATGTTCGCCGAACAGTCCGCGGAACCCACCGGACTCGGCATGATCGTCGTCTTCGAGGAACTGTTCTGGGGCGATGCCGGTATCGCGCTGTCCATCCTGGGCACCGGACTGGCGGCCGCCTCCGTCGCCGGATCCGGCACCCCCGAGCAGATCGGCGAGTTCCTGCCGCAGATGTTCGGTACCGTCGACAAGCCCGAGGTCGCCGCATTCTGCGCCTCCGAGCCCAACGCCGGTTCCGATGTGGGCTCGATCCTGACCCGGGCCCGCTACGACGAGGCCACCGACGAATGGGTGCTCAACGGCACCAAGACCTGGGCCACCAACGGCGGCATCGCCAACGTCCACGTCGTCGTGGCATCCGTGCACCCCGAGCTCGGCACCCGCGGCCAGGCCTCCTTCATCATCCCGCCGGGCACCAAGGGCCTGAGCCAGGGCCAGAAGTTCCTCAAGCACGGGATCCGCGCGTCGCACACCGCCGAGGTCGTGCTCGACGATGTCCGCATCCCCGGCCACCTGATCGTCGGCGGCAAGGAGAAGTTCGACGCGAAGATCGCCAAGGTGCGCGAAGGCAAGAAGGCCGCCGGCCAGGCCGCGATGGCGACCTTCGAGCGGACCCGCCCCACCGTCGGCGCGATGGCCGTCGGGGTGGCCCGCGCCGCCTACGAGTACGCCCTCGATTACGCCTGCGAGCGGGAGCAGTTCGGCCGCAAGATCGGCGATTTCCAAGGTGTCGCGTTCAAGCTCGCCGATATGAAAGCGCGCATCGACGCGGCCCGGCTGCTGGTGTACCGGGCCGGCTGGATGGCCCGCAACGGCAAGCAGTTCGAGAACGCCGAGGGGTCGATGGCCAAACTGGTGGCCAGCGAGACCGCGGTCTATGTCACCGACGAGGCCATCCAGATCCTCGGCGGCAACGGTTACACCCGCGACTACCCCGTCGAGCGGATGCACCGCGACGCGAAGATCTTCACGATCTTCGAAGGCACCAGCGAGATCCAGCGCCTGGTGATGAGCCGCGCGATCACCGGCCTGCCGATCCGCTGA